A segment of the Hallerella succinigenes genome:
ACGGACTTGCCGTCGAAGTAAACCTTTTCAATATCGCTGTTTGCATCGGCATCTTTGCTTGAATAAGCTTTCGCTTTGACGACGAAACCGTAGGCGATGCCGTCCGGAAGGCTGAATTCAGCAAGGCTAGCCTTGTCGGAACCTTCGCGGCCTTCATAAAGCTGGTAGGTAGTCGGGGCTTCGCCAAACGGATCTTCAAACTTCTGACGTACATAGAAGCGTCCGTCTTGAACATTTTCGACCGAGCCGGATGCAGAAATTTTCAAAGAGCCGCCAAATTCTGCGTCAATATATTGGTCAGGGGTACCGACTTCTTCGCCGGAAAAACTTTGAATGGTATAGTCATCGGCGAAAGTGGTGGCCGCAAGCATACCGATGATAGCGAATAACTTAGACTTCATTCGTTGACTCCAATAAATATTCTGCCACAAATATATATAATCCTTTTTTTGAGAGGTAACTTCCCAAAATTTTTCTAGCTTACATATTTGAAAAAAGTGATGAACAATAAAGAAAATACGCATTGTGTCGTTCTCGGCGCAAGTCATAAGACGTGCCCGGTTGCTTTACGTGACCGGCTTGGTTTTTCTGGTAACCTGCTCGATAAGGGCCTTTCGAGCCTGGGAATGCTTCCCGGACTTTCGGAAGTGGTCATCCTTTCTACCTGCAATCGTACAGAAATCTATGCCGCGACCCTGTATCCGGACGCATTAAGGGATACATTGATCAACTGGTGGGCGGAATTTGCGCACATGGATGCCGCAGAACTCGTCCCGCATTGCTTCTATTTGACCCATATCGAGGCGATTTCGCACCTTTATACGGTGGTTTCCTCTCTCGACAGCCTGGTGTTGGGCGAAACCCAGATCATGGGACAGGTCAAGGAGGCGTTTCAGCTTTCGCAGAAGGCGGGAAAAGTGGGATTCTTCCTCAGTCACCTGTTCCAGTCGGCTTTGACCCTCGGTAAGAAGGTCCGAGAGGATACGGCGATCGGGGAAGGTACCGTTTCGATTCCGTTTGCGGCGGTTCAGCTTGCTTTGCGCGAATTTGACGACCTTTCGCCGCTTTGTGTGGGAATACTTGGACTCGGCGACATGGGAAACATCGCTTCTGTGGAGCTTTCCACAGAACGGGTGACCAAATTCCGGTTCTTTAACCGCACTCTTGCCAAGGCTCAGAATTTTGCGGCGCGTTTTGGGGGTGAGGCTTATGACCTCTACGAAATGCCCGAAAAACTGAAAGACGTGGACTTGCTGATCGCCGCAGCCTCTTCGCCCGAATATCTCGTTACCGATGATATGGTGAAAAAGGCGAAGCGCAGCGTCAAGACTGTATATATAGATATCGGCGCTCCGAGAATCATCGATCCGGCAATTGCAAAGCTTCCTAACATTTCGCTCTTTAGCATCGACGAGCTGAGCCGCGTGGTGGAAGATAACCGCAACAAGAGACGGCATTCCGCAGAACGCGCTCGCGAAATCATCAGCGATGCGGTGGACGAATTCGCCGAATGGTATGCGACTCTCGGTGTGATTCCGCTGATACTTTCGCTTCGCAAACACCACGAAACGATCGGACAGGAATTGCTTCAAAAGTGGGAACATCGTGTGTCTCCAGTAGAAATGGAACACCTGCGCCGTTACAACGACGAACTGATCGCGAAACTTTTGCACCGTCCGTCTTCGGCACTCAAACGTCTGGGCGCTGCGGGTATGGGCCTTGAAAGCCAGTTGATTCTCGAAAAACTCTTCGACTTGAAAAGCGAAGATTAAGAGGTTTTGCACATGGGAACGATTAAGATCGGTACACGCGGAAGCGCTCTCGCTCTTGCCCAAGCCTATTTGACCCGGGACTTGATCCAAAAAGCTTTCCCGGATTTAACCGCAGAAATCTGCATCATAAAAACGAGCGGTGATAAGGACCATGTGCGTTCCCTTGTTTCGTTCGGTGGTCAGGGCGTTTTTGTAAAAGAAATCGAAGAAGCCCTGATGGAAAAGAAGATAGATCTCGCGGTGCATTCCCTGAAAGATGTGCCGGATTCGATGGACGATCGCTTGGTACTTTCGGGATTTTTAAAACGCGAGAATCCGTGTGACGTTTTGGTTTCGGGCGGTAAAAAGTTTGCCGATTTAAGGCCTGGTGCAACGATCGGAACCGGTTCGCCGCGCCGCGTTTTGCAGTTGAAAAAAATGCGTCCGGACGTGCATTGCGTGAACTTGCGCGGCAATTTGCCGTCTCGTATTGAAAAGGTCAGGAACGGGGAATTCGACGCAATTCTCTTAGGGGCTGCGGGCTTGAACCGTTTGGAAATGCCTTCGGAAATTTCGGAAGTCTTTACGGTCGACCAGGTGACGCCGGCGATCGGTCAGGGCATTATCGCCTTACAGAGCCTCAAGGAAAATTCCATGGCGCGGGAAATCGCCGAAAAGATTTCTCATCGTGAAACGGTCATTGCGGCTCGTGTGGAACGTCATTGGATGAATTTGCTCGGCGGTGGCTGTCGCGTTCCGATGGGCGCAATCCTAGAAGTGGATGGAAGCGCCTTCCGCTTTACCGCGTATCTCGCCGATCCGCAGAACGGACAGTCTCTGCGCATGGTCCAGCGTTTTGAAGAAAATGCACTTTCGGAACAGGCGCACGCATGCAAGGCCTTGGACGCGTTTGCAAAGACCTTCATGGACGCTTGCCATCAAAAAGGAATCATGCTTCCTTCGGAAGCTCCGGGAACGGAAGCGATTGCCGCATTCTGGAATACGGAACACTAATGCTTGTCATCGATACGAAAATGACACCACCGAATGCGGAAGCCTTTTCTCGCGAAGCCTTGGCCGGAAACGAGCTTTGGCACGTGCCGGCGTTGCAGTATCGTCCGACAGGAATTCCGCTGGAACTTTCGGATTTTGATGCCGCTTTTCTCGGAAGTCCACGGGCGGTGAATCTTTCAAAAGAGGTCCTGAAAAACTTCAGCGGTGTGATTTTTGCCGCAGGCGTTCAGACGGCGCAGTGCCTTTTGCAATCTGGAATTTCGGTGTCGGTAGCCGGATCGGAAAATGGCGCCGGCAAAGATTTTCCGGGCTTCTTAAAAAAGCATCCTGTAAAAAAAGTCGCCTGGATTTCCGCCTCGCAGACGGCTGCGGATTTGCGCGCGATTTCCGAAGAAAATCAGATTGAAATTTGCCACTTCCCGGTTTACGAAACTTCGCCTGCGCCTGTGGATGAAGAAAAGTTCAAAGCCTTGACGCATCCTGTCGCATGGCATTTTTATTCGGGCAAGGCAGTGCTTGCGTTAGAACGCTTTATTCAAAAATCGGACGTGGTGCACTTGCATGGCGCTAGCGCCGAAAAAGCTTTTAAAAGCGTAAAAGCTTCCCTTTGATTTGACTTTTGGAAATGTAGCCGAAGCTGCGGGAATCTTCGCAACGGACGCCTTTTTGACAGATGACGTAATACGCGTCTTGGGGAGCCTTGAAATATTGAACTTCGGAAGAATCCTGGGTGCGGTAAAGTTTGCGTTCAAAGTGGACGGGCTTTGCTCCCGGATCTTCACGGTCGATTTGCAGACCGAGTAGAATGTATTCTTGCCAGTGAAAACCGTTGATTTCACGGATTGAAACGGGGCGTCCAAAAATATGGGTGCTGCCGACGCGGCTGATCGGAAGCGTGTCCGTGCCGCGGTACAGCTTGGCTTCGGTATAAAAGTTGCGGAAACCGAATTTGCGATGCGCCCATTCCGAAGTGTAGTCGAATGAGATGTCGTTCAAGTTTTTAAATACGATGGAATCGTTTTTTCGCGGGACGTAAAAACTGCGAGGCGCGAGAATTTCGGATTCTTCTTCCCAGCTGTACAGATCTTGTTCTACACGGATTTTCCCGGCGGGTGAAAGGTGCACTGTGTCTCCGGGAAGTCCAAAGACTGTACGGAGCGCTTCGGAATGATCGGGAAACGAAACGAGTACAATGTCACCGCGAATTAATTTGTCTGTACACGTTGGAAGTTTGCAGACCCAGACGAGCTCCCCCGAAGGTAGTTCGGGCTCCATCGAGTTCCCGACGATGCGGAAAGGTTCAATCGCATAGAATCTAGCCGCAAAGCTTGCCACGAAAACAATCGCAAGGATCGTTCCCAAAAGAACGTTCCAGCTCGGAGACGTGGAATGCAAGAGTCTGCGGCTAGTCGACTGAACAGACATGATTAGTTTTCGGAGCCCTTGCCTGCGTCGGAAAGGGAAAGAACGGCGAGGAATGCCTTTTGAGGAACTTCGACCGTGCCGATGCTCTTCATACGCTTCTTACCTTCCTTCTGCTTTTCGAGAAGCTTTCTTTTGCGGGTGATGTCACCGCCATAGCACTTGGCAAGAACGTCCTTGCGAACGGCTTTGACCGTGCTGCGGCTGATGATCTTTCCGCCGATGGCTCCTTGGATCGCGACGTCGAACTGCTGGCGAGGGATCAGGTCTTTTAAGCGGACGCAGATTGCGTTTGCATAGGATGCGGACTTGTCACGGTGAATGATCACCGAGAACGCATCTACCGGATCACCGTTCAACAAGATGTCGAGCTTCACCAGGTTGTTTGCTCGGTAGCCGTTCGGGGCGTAGTCAAGTCCGCCGTAACCGCGGCTAATGGACTTGAGCTTGTCGTAGAAGTCGAACATGATTTCGGCAAGCGGAAGATCGTACTTGAGGATGACCTTCGTTTCGTCGATGTATTCCATGTTTTCGAATTCACCGCGCTTTTCTTCGCAAAGCTTCATGAGACCACCGACGTATTCCTTAGGCGTAAAGATCTGAGCTTTCACATAAGGTTCTTCGATACGTTCGTAACGCGAAGCATCAGGAAGTCTGGACGGGCTCGAAACCTTGATCATTTCACCGCCCGTCAGATAGACGTGGTATTCCACGTTCGGGACGGTCGTGATGATGTTCACGTTGAATTCACGGTCCAAGCGTTCCTGCACGATTTCCATGTGC
Coding sequences within it:
- the hemA gene encoding glutamyl-tRNA reductase, coding for MNNKENTHCVVLGASHKTCPVALRDRLGFSGNLLDKGLSSLGMLPGLSEVVILSTCNRTEIYAATLYPDALRDTLINWWAEFAHMDAAELVPHCFYLTHIEAISHLYTVVSSLDSLVLGETQIMGQVKEAFQLSQKAGKVGFFLSHLFQSALTLGKKVREDTAIGEGTVSIPFAAVQLALREFDDLSPLCVGILGLGDMGNIASVELSTERVTKFRFFNRTLAKAQNFAARFGGEAYDLYEMPEKLKDVDLLIAAASSPEYLVTDDMVKKAKRSVKTVYIDIGAPRIIDPAIAKLPNISLFSIDELSRVVEDNRNKRRHSAERAREIISDAVDEFAEWYATLGVIPLILSLRKHHETIGQELLQKWEHRVSPVEMEHLRRYNDELIAKLLHRPSSALKRLGAAGMGLESQLILEKLFDLKSED
- a CDS encoding uroporphyrinogen-III synthase gives rise to the protein MLVIDTKMTPPNAEAFSREALAGNELWHVPALQYRPTGIPLELSDFDAAFLGSPRAVNLSKEVLKNFSGVIFAAGVQTAQCLLQSGISVSVAGSENGAGKDFPGFLKKHPVKKVAWISASQTAADLRAISEENQIEICHFPVYETSPAPVDEEKFKALTHPVAWHFYSGKAVLALERFIQKSDVVHLHGASAEKAFKSVKASL
- the lepB gene encoding signal peptidase I, whose translation is MSVQSTSRRLLHSTSPSWNVLLGTILAIVFVASFAARFYAIEPFRIVGNSMEPELPSGELVWVCKLPTCTDKLIRGDIVLVSFPDHSEALRTVFGLPGDTVHLSPAGKIRVEQDLYSWEEESEILAPRSFYVPRKNDSIVFKNLNDISFDYTSEWAHRKFGFRNFYTEAKLYRGTDTLPISRVGSTHIFGRPVSIREINGFHWQEYILLGLQIDREDPGAKPVHFERKLYRTQDSSEVQYFKAPQDAYYVICQKGVRCEDSRSFGYISKSQIKGKLLRF
- the hemC gene encoding hydroxymethylbilane synthase; translated protein: MGTIKIGTRGSALALAQAYLTRDLIQKAFPDLTAEICIIKTSGDKDHVRSLVSFGGQGVFVKEIEEALMEKKIDLAVHSLKDVPDSMDDRLVLSGFLKRENPCDVLVSGGKKFADLRPGATIGTGSPRRVLQLKKMRPDVHCVNLRGNLPSRIEKVRNGEFDAILLGAAGLNRLEMPSEISEVFTVDQVTPAIGQGIIALQSLKENSMAREIAEKISHRETVIAARVERHWMNLLGGGCRVPMGAILEVDGSAFRFTAYLADPQNGQSLRMVQRFEENALSEQAHACKALDAFAKTFMDACHQKGIMLPSEAPGTEAIAAFWNTEH